In Microbacterium sp. SLBN-146, one genomic interval encodes:
- a CDS encoding Lrp/AsnC family transcriptional regulator translates to MARKIELDGTDRALLRALSENARASGAALASALCVAESTVSLRLRRLQREGVIRGYRAEFDTSRIGATVQALIAIRLVKHARAEIEAFRRAAPSYPGVMGLFHMAGADDFLLHVLARDADELREFVLTYLTGHPAVAHTETNLVFEHADAPGWQSLLDG, encoded by the coding sequence ATGGCACGAAAGATCGAGCTCGATGGAACGGATCGCGCGCTTCTGCGCGCCCTGTCCGAGAACGCCCGCGCGTCGGGCGCTGCCCTCGCCTCAGCCCTCTGTGTCGCGGAGTCCACGGTCTCGCTGCGCCTGCGCCGCCTGCAGCGCGAAGGCGTCATCCGCGGCTACCGCGCCGAGTTCGATACGTCGCGCATCGGAGCGACCGTCCAGGCGCTCATCGCCATCCGGCTCGTCAAGCACGCGCGCGCCGAGATCGAGGCGTTCCGGCGCGCAGCCCCCTCTTACCCTGGCGTCATGGGCCTCTTCCACATGGCGGGCGCCGACGACTTCCTCCTCCACGTCCTGGCGCGCGACGCCGACGAGCTGCGCGAGTTCGTCCTGACGTACCTGACGGGCCACCCCGCCGTCGCGCACACCGAGACGAACCTCGTGTTCGAGCACGCCGACGCACCCGGGTGGCAGAGCCTCCTCGACGGGTGA
- a CDS encoding FMN-binding protein, whose product MKKILFGLLATISGVVLLFGYRTSHEAVAASSADLAPAAASGSTTSAGATSSGAADGTGTISSGTTDGTGTSTLADGTYTGGAASTRYGPVQVEVTVSGGAITDVQVLEYPDGNGRDRQINERALPVLVSETLSAQSSDIDMVSGATFTSRGYLDSLQSAIDQAQS is encoded by the coding sequence ATGAAGAAGATCCTGTTCGGCCTTCTCGCGACGATCAGCGGTGTCGTGCTGCTGTTCGGCTACCGCACCTCGCACGAAGCGGTCGCGGCGTCGAGCGCCGACCTCGCACCGGCCGCCGCGTCGGGATCCACCACGAGTGCCGGCGCGACCTCCTCCGGCGCGGCGGACGGCACCGGCACGATCTCCTCCGGCACGACGGACGGCACCGGCACGAGCACCCTCGCCGACGGGACGTACACCGGTGGGGCGGCGAGCACCCGGTACGGTCCGGTGCAGGTGGAGGTCACGGTGTCCGGCGGCGCGATCACGGACGTGCAGGTCCTCGAGTATCCCGATGGCAACGGCCGCGACCGCCAGATCAACGAACGCGCACTGCCGGTGCTCGTCTCGGAGACCCTCTCGGCCCAGAGCTCCGACATCGACATGGTGTCGGGTGCGACGTTCACGAGCCGGGGCTATCTCGACTCTCTCCAGAGCGCGATCGATCAGGCGCAATCGTGA
- a CDS encoding ferric reductase-like transmembrane domain-containing protein, translated as MVTLVPPARVRPTAVRRRSRLAPGLWRFGAILALWATSLFVVFLWVAGGGVDALAGGPAEALDSAGRLTGLVASNLLLYQVLLMARVPLFERGFGRDAITRMHRLVGFWSFTLLLAHIALLVAGYAVAAGLDPLTQLWEFVWDYPGMLLATAGTGLLVLVTVTSIRRARRKLRYESWHLLHLYAYLGVGLAVPHQLWTGADFLSSPAATAYWWMLWVTAAASVIVFRIAVPLWRSIRHDLRVAEVRPDGTSGVSVRMRGRDVSRLGARPGQFLVWRFLDGPGWSRGHPLSLAAAPRNDELMISARIVGDGTSRLSTLASGTRVLIEGPYGGMTGDRRTGAKLLMIGAGAGVAPLVALLESEAYAPGEATLIVRDSSPDEALRRDAVADLVRTRGVVHVGLPGHRASTGAPWLPATHAAWSGPDVFRHVAPDLEDYDAFVCGPAAWMDAVCGDLRTAGLPASRIHTESFSI; from the coding sequence ATGGTGACGCTGGTGCCGCCGGCGCGAGTCCGACCGACCGCGGTACGGCGACGGTCTCGACTCGCCCCCGGTCTGTGGCGCTTCGGAGCGATCCTCGCGCTGTGGGCCACGAGCCTCTTCGTCGTGTTCCTGTGGGTCGCCGGCGGCGGAGTCGATGCACTTGCCGGCGGCCCCGCTGAGGCCCTCGACAGCGCGGGAAGGCTGACGGGGCTCGTGGCCTCCAATCTCCTGCTCTACCAAGTCCTGCTGATGGCCCGCGTGCCGCTCTTCGAGCGCGGATTCGGCCGGGATGCGATCACCCGGATGCATCGCCTCGTCGGCTTCTGGTCGTTCACCCTGCTGCTGGCGCACATCGCACTGCTCGTCGCCGGCTACGCCGTCGCAGCGGGACTGGATCCACTGACACAGCTGTGGGAATTCGTCTGGGACTACCCGGGGATGCTCCTCGCGACGGCCGGCACGGGACTCCTCGTCCTCGTCACGGTGACGTCGATCCGCCGCGCGCGGCGGAAGCTGCGGTACGAGTCATGGCATCTGCTGCACCTGTACGCCTACCTCGGCGTGGGCCTCGCGGTGCCGCATCAGCTGTGGACGGGAGCCGACTTCCTCTCGTCGCCCGCCGCGACGGCGTACTGGTGGATGCTGTGGGTGACCGCAGCAGCATCGGTCATCGTCTTCCGGATCGCGGTGCCGCTGTGGCGTTCGATCCGCCACGACCTCCGCGTCGCGGAGGTGCGTCCCGACGGAACGAGCGGCGTGAGCGTGCGGATGCGCGGGCGCGACGTGAGCCGGCTCGGCGCGCGCCCGGGACAGTTCCTGGTGTGGCGCTTTCTCGACGGCCCGGGCTGGTCACGGGGACATCCCCTCTCCCTCGCCGCAGCCCCGCGGAATGACGAGCTGATGATCTCGGCTCGCATCGTCGGAGACGGCACGTCTCGTCTGTCGACCCTCGCGAGCGGCACGCGCGTGCTGATCGAAGGCCCCTACGGCGGGATGACGGGTGACCGGCGGACGGGAGCGAAGCTGCTCATGATCGGCGCCGGGGCGGGCGTCGCTCCCCTCGTGGCGCTGCTCGAGTCGGAGGCCTACGCCCCGGGTGAGGCGACGCTGATCGTCCGCGACTCGAGTCCGGACGAGGCCCTCCGCCGCGATGCCGTCGCTGACCTCGTCCGCACGCGCGGCGTCGTCCACGTCGGCCTCCCGGGTCATCGGGCGAGCACGGGGGCGCCGTGGCTGCCCGCGACGCACGCTGCCTGGAGCGGGCCCGACGTCTTCCGCCACGTCGCACCCGACCTCGAGGACTACGACGCGTTCGTCTGCGGTCCTGCCGCATGGATGGATGCCGTCTGCGGCGACCTGCGCACGGCAGGGCTGCCGGCATCCCGCATCCATACCGAGTCCTTCTCGATCTGA
- a CDS encoding FAD:protein FMN transferase, translating to MNRIVRTADVLGTIVSVHLVGCSEAAADRAADACVADLRQIDRIFSPYLPDSDVSRIRRGELLPGEADPLVREVEAACLRAERQTGGLFTASWRGGFDPTGLVKGWGVERAAQRHLHPLTERGEAVAAAIGVGGDVRVFTSDHADWNWNVGIVDPRDRSRVLATVTVRDAGIATSGTAERGEHILDPRTGRPATSAESATVIAETLTDADVWATAGVVAGFDDLAWIARAPQTTGILVAPDGRVRRWIDACEVTTSPTDPSLLLSA from the coding sequence GTGAACCGGATCGTGCGCACGGCTGACGTCTTGGGGACGATCGTGAGCGTGCATCTCGTCGGATGCTCGGAAGCCGCTGCCGACCGCGCCGCCGACGCCTGCGTCGCCGACCTGCGGCAGATCGATCGCATCTTCTCGCCCTACCTGCCCGACTCCGACGTGTCGCGCATCCGGCGCGGGGAGCTGCTCCCCGGCGAGGCTGACCCCCTCGTCCGCGAAGTCGAGGCCGCGTGTCTGCGCGCCGAGCGGCAGACCGGCGGCCTGTTCACCGCGTCGTGGAGAGGCGGCTTCGACCCGACGGGTCTCGTGAAGGGCTGGGGAGTCGAGCGGGCGGCACAGAGGCATCTGCACCCGCTGACCGAGAGGGGCGAGGCGGTTGCGGCGGCCATCGGTGTCGGAGGCGACGTGAGGGTGTTCACCTCCGATCACGCGGACTGGAACTGGAACGTCGGGATCGTCGACCCCCGCGACCGGTCCCGTGTTCTCGCGACAGTCACCGTGCGAGACGCCGGCATCGCGACATCGGGAACCGCCGAGCGCGGAGAGCACATTCTCGACCCGCGCACGGGGCGTCCCGCAACGAGCGCCGAGTCGGCCACTGTCATCGCAGAGACCCTCACGGATGCCGACGTGTGGGCGACGGCGGGCGTCGTCGCCGGGTTCGACGATCTCGCCTGGATCGCGCGCGCCCCGCAGACGACGGGGATCCTGGTCGCGCCCGACGGCCGTGTGCGCCGGTGGATCGACGCGTGCGAAGTCACGACATCGCCTACCGATCCCTCGCTCCTGCTGAGCGCATGA
- a CDS encoding MFS transporter gives MTTEHTSALPGARTLRNFYQVLVNTAVANVTSSYLWWALTFWAYLETRSVLATAIIGGSYMLLVAVFGVGFGVLVDRMKKKAVMVLSSMVTLIAYLLAGALYLSFPESVLVNWGGPWFWVFAGVILIGGVVENLRNIALSTTVTLLVPADRRDRANGLVGAVHGIAFMVTSVFSGLSIGLLGMGWTVVIAIVATGLALVHLLFVPIPERGIAHVEGGPARAGFRGVIPAVVAVPGLLALILFSTFNNLVGGVFMALMDPYGLTLFDVEIWGIVLGITSFGFIIGGALVAKFGLGKNPVRTLLLVNIGIALLGMTFAIREVWWLYALGILVFMCLMPIAEASEQTIVQRVVPFEKQGRVFGFAASIESAAAPVSSFLVGPIAQFWLIPYMQTDAGSATWGWLLGAGEARGIALAFVGASALLLVVVLLAFVSKPYRALSRAYAEAPPSIEAEAEHEGRSGDTGAASAISDAGDDLRSSVR, from the coding sequence ATGACGACCGAGCACACGTCAGCGCTGCCGGGGGCGCGCACGCTGCGCAACTTCTACCAGGTGCTCGTCAACACGGCCGTCGCGAACGTCACGTCCAGCTATCTGTGGTGGGCGCTCACGTTCTGGGCGTATCTCGAGACACGCTCCGTGCTCGCGACGGCGATCATCGGCGGCTCGTACATGCTGCTCGTCGCGGTCTTCGGCGTCGGCTTCGGCGTCCTCGTCGACCGCATGAAGAAGAAGGCCGTCATGGTGCTCTCGAGCATGGTGACCCTCATCGCCTACCTCCTCGCCGGCGCGCTCTACCTCTCCTTCCCCGAGTCCGTGCTCGTCAACTGGGGTGGACCGTGGTTCTGGGTCTTCGCGGGGGTGATCCTCATCGGCGGCGTCGTGGAGAACCTCCGCAACATCGCTCTGTCGACGACCGTCACGCTGCTCGTTCCCGCCGACCGCCGCGACCGCGCGAACGGCCTCGTCGGCGCCGTCCACGGCATCGCCTTCATGGTGACGAGCGTCTTCTCGGGACTCTCGATCGGTCTCCTCGGCATGGGCTGGACGGTCGTCATCGCGATCGTCGCGACGGGCCTCGCGCTCGTCCACCTGCTCTTCGTCCCGATTCCCGAACGTGGCATCGCGCACGTCGAGGGAGGTCCCGCCCGCGCGGGTTTCCGTGGTGTCATCCCCGCCGTCGTCGCGGTGCCGGGCCTTCTCGCCCTCATCCTGTTCTCGACGTTCAACAACCTCGTCGGGGGCGTCTTCATGGCGCTCATGGACCCCTATGGCCTGACGCTCTTCGACGTCGAGATCTGGGGGATCGTGCTGGGCATCACGAGCTTCGGATTCATCATCGGCGGCGCCCTCGTGGCGAAGTTCGGGCTGGGCAAGAACCCCGTGCGCACACTCCTCCTCGTCAACATCGGCATCGCCCTGCTCGGCATGACCTTCGCGATCCGCGAAGTGTGGTGGCTCTACGCCCTCGGCATCCTCGTCTTCATGTGCCTCATGCCGATCGCGGAGGCCTCGGAGCAGACCATCGTGCAGCGCGTCGTCCCGTTCGAGAAGCAGGGGAGGGTCTTCGGCTTCGCCGCGAGCATCGAGTCGGCCGCCGCCCCCGTCTCCTCCTTCCTCGTGGGGCCCATCGCGCAGTTCTGGCTGATCCCGTACATGCAGACCGATGCCGGCAGTGCGACGTGGGGCTGGCTGCTCGGCGCGGGCGAGGCGCGGGGCATCGCGCTCGCCTTCGTCGGTGCGAGCGCCCTGCTCCTCGTCGTCGTGCTGCTCGCCTTCGTCTCGAAGCCGTATCGCGCGCTGTCGCGGGCCTATGCCGAGGCGCCGCCGTCGATCGAGGCGGAGGCCGAGCACGAGGGCCGGAGCGGGGATACGGGCGCGGCATCCGCGATCTCGGATGCGGGGGACGACCTCAGATCGAGCGTGCGATAG
- a CDS encoding PLP-dependent aspartate aminotransferase family protein, giving the protein MQHEQHHWETRAVHGGNAGLRDAGSHVPPIDLSTTFPLPDVERGGQSYEELAGGGDLPREGSAVYQRLWQPGVARFEEALADLEGADGSVAFASGMAALTACLIATVSAGKPHVVAVRPLYGGTDHVLESGLLGTEVSWTTPDDIARHLRPDTGLVIVETPANPTLELVDIAAVAVQAGDVPVLVDNTFATPVLQRPIEHGATLVLHSATKYLGGHGDVMGGVIAGPRDWVERLRRVRALTGALLHPFAAYLLHRGLRTLAVRVRAQQETAGILAERMSAHDAVARVFYPGLPGQDPRGLLGRQLAGPGAIIAIDLAGGYDAAARFTEACDLVTHAVSLGGVDSLVQHPASLTHRPVAGEAKPGAGIVRLSIGLEHVDDLAADLFRALDAAQSLTPAASVVEFPSDVVEHA; this is encoded by the coding sequence ATGCAGCATGAGCAACACCACTGGGAGACCCGCGCCGTCCACGGAGGAAACGCGGGCCTCCGCGACGCCGGTTCGCACGTTCCGCCCATCGATCTGTCGACGACCTTCCCTCTTCCCGACGTCGAGCGCGGCGGGCAGTCCTACGAAGAGCTGGCCGGGGGCGGCGACCTCCCGCGAGAAGGGAGCGCCGTCTACCAGCGTCTGTGGCAGCCCGGTGTCGCCCGCTTCGAAGAGGCGCTCGCCGATCTCGAGGGAGCGGACGGCTCGGTCGCCTTCGCGAGCGGGATGGCCGCGCTCACGGCGTGCCTCATCGCGACCGTCTCGGCGGGGAAGCCGCACGTCGTCGCGGTGCGTCCCCTCTACGGCGGCACCGACCACGTCCTGGAGAGCGGTCTGCTCGGCACCGAGGTCAGCTGGACGACTCCCGACGACATCGCTCGGCACCTCCGGCCCGACACGGGCCTCGTGATCGTGGAGACCCCCGCCAATCCGACGCTCGAGCTCGTCGACATCGCCGCCGTCGCGGTTCAGGCGGGCGATGTTCCCGTGCTCGTCGACAACACGTTCGCCACTCCCGTCCTGCAGCGCCCGATCGAACACGGCGCGACGCTCGTGCTGCACAGTGCGACGAAGTACCTCGGTGGTCACGGCGACGTCATGGGCGGGGTCATCGCGGGCCCGCGCGACTGGGTCGAGCGGCTGCGGCGGGTCCGCGCGCTGACGGGGGCGCTGCTGCATCCGTTCGCCGCGTACCTCCTGCACCGCGGTCTTCGGACGCTCGCCGTTCGCGTGCGTGCGCAGCAGGAGACGGCGGGCATCCTCGCGGAGCGCATGAGCGCGCACGACGCCGTCGCCCGTGTGTTCTACCCCGGCCTCCCCGGGCAGGATCCGCGCGGACTCCTCGGGCGCCAGCTCGCGGGGCCCGGCGCGATCATCGCGATCGATCTCGCGGGCGGATACGACGCCGCGGCCCGCTTCACGGAAGCCTGCGACCTCGTCACCCACGCCGTCTCTCTCGGCGGAGTGGACTCGCTCGTGCAGCATCCGGCATCCCTCACCCACCGTCCTGTCGCGGGTGAAGCCAAGCCCGGCGCGGGAATCGTGCGGCTGTCGATCGGACTGGAGCACGTCGACGATCTCGCCGCCGATCTCTTCCGCGCTCTCGACGCGGCGCAGTCCCTCACGCCTGCCGCATCGGTCGTAGAGTTCCCGAGCGACGTCGTCGAGCACGCGTAG
- a CDS encoding ROK family protein, giving the protein MTAVQHPLRDDADADGDRVVLAVDLGGTKVEAGLVTADGDVRTESVHRAPTGRERSADEILDAVGRVAASALSARRTSDRLVGAGIGSAGPVDLVAGTASPLNLPAAEGLPLVTLVRGLVDAPVRLALDGTCIALAEHAFGAARGARNALAMVVSTGVGGGLIIDGMPVTGVSGNAGHLGQTRLRGRSESEPATVGTLEAIASGPSSVVWARSQGWHGDTGEALAEAYGAGDPIAVAAVRRSAGAVGEAIASTSTLLDLDVAVIAGGFAAVAPDYLDLVRASADASTVFSYAKRVRIVASGLDGRGPLVGAAALALR; this is encoded by the coding sequence ATGACCGCAGTGCAGCATCCCCTCCGCGACGACGCCGACGCCGACGGCGATCGGGTCGTCCTCGCGGTCGACCTCGGCGGCACGAAGGTGGAGGCCGGACTCGTCACCGCCGACGGCGACGTGAGGACCGAGAGCGTGCATCGTGCGCCGACGGGCCGCGAGCGCAGCGCCGACGAGATCCTCGACGCCGTGGGGCGGGTCGCGGCATCCGCCCTGTCCGCCCGCCGCACGTCTGACCGGCTCGTCGGCGCGGGGATCGGCTCGGCGGGGCCCGTCGACCTCGTCGCGGGAACCGCATCACCCCTCAACCTCCCCGCCGCCGAAGGCCTCCCGCTCGTGACGCTCGTCCGGGGGCTCGTCGACGCGCCCGTGCGCCTGGCACTCGACGGCACGTGCATCGCTCTCGCCGAGCATGCTTTCGGTGCCGCCCGGGGGGCGCGCAATGCGCTCGCGATGGTCGTATCGACGGGCGTCGGCGGCGGGCTCATCATCGACGGGATGCCGGTGACCGGCGTCTCGGGAAACGCGGGCCACCTCGGCCAGACGCGCCTCCGCGGACGGAGCGAGTCCGAACCCGCGACAGTCGGGACGCTCGAAGCGATCGCTTCCGGCCCGTCGTCGGTCGTGTGGGCGCGATCGCAGGGGTGGCACGGTGACACGGGCGAGGCCCTCGCGGAGGCATACGGCGCGGGCGACCCGATCGCGGTCGCCGCCGTCCGCCGTTCGGCCGGTGCCGTCGGCGAAGCCATCGCGAGCACCTCGACGCTCCTCGACCTCGATGTCGCCGTCATCGCGGGCGGGTTCGCCGCCGTCGCTCCCGACTACCTGGATCTCGTGCGGGCGTCGGCCGACGCGAGCACGGTGTTCTCCTACGCGAAGCGCGTGCGGATCGTGGCATCCGGTCTCGACGGCCGCGGCCCCCTCGTCGGCGCTGCCGCCCTCGCACTGCGCTGA
- the sigJ gene encoding RNA polymerase sigma factor SigJ has translation MTDDLDPRALDAERHQLLGLAYRMLGTVADAEDAVQETYARWYRMPEAERAAIRSPGAWLTRVASRVCLDMLGSARARRERYVGEWLPEPVPGETPFGGAAAASDPLDRVTLDDSVSTALLVVLESLTPAQRVAFVLHDVFGMPFAEIAASVGRSVEATRQLASQARTQVRERRAGAASRATHDALAQAFAAACATGDVTALVAVLDPDVVLRADGGGHVSAARRPVVGADRVARFMLGIPRLAPAAQVTPTLTPDGLGFAVTLDGAPHSVITLGVRGERITDVWIMRNPEKLSRWG, from the coding sequence ATGACCGACGACCTCGACCCGCGCGCGCTCGACGCCGAGCGGCATCAGCTCCTGGGGCTCGCCTACCGCATGCTCGGCACGGTCGCCGACGCGGAGGATGCCGTCCAAGAGACGTATGCGCGCTGGTACCGGATGCCGGAGGCCGAGCGCGCTGCGATCCGCTCTCCCGGCGCGTGGCTGACACGCGTCGCGAGCCGCGTCTGCCTCGACATGCTGGGCTCCGCGCGCGCTCGGCGGGAGAGGTATGTGGGTGAGTGGCTCCCCGAACCCGTGCCGGGTGAGACTCCGTTCGGCGGTGCGGCTGCGGCATCCGACCCCCTCGACCGCGTGACGCTCGACGACTCGGTCTCGACGGCGCTCCTCGTCGTGCTCGAGTCACTGACCCCCGCGCAGCGGGTCGCGTTCGTGCTCCACGACGTGTTCGGGATGCCGTTCGCCGAGATCGCCGCCTCCGTGGGACGCTCGGTCGAGGCGACGCGCCAGCTCGCGTCGCAGGCGCGCACGCAGGTCCGCGAGCGGCGAGCAGGGGCGGCGAGCCGCGCGACGCACGATGCGCTCGCGCAGGCGTTCGCCGCTGCATGCGCGACAGGGGACGTCACGGCCCTCGTCGCCGTCCTCGACCCCGACGTCGTGCTCCGCGCCGACGGGGGAGGCCACGTGTCGGCCGCGCGACGCCCCGTCGTCGGCGCAGACCGGGTCGCGCGGTTCATGCTCGGCATTCCGCGACTCGCGCCCGCCGCTCAGGTAACGCCGACCCTCACTCCTGACGGACTCGGGTTCGCGGTCACTCTCGACGGCGCACCGCACAGCGTCATCACACTCGGCGTGCGCGGCGAGCGCATCACCGATGTGTGGATCATGCGCAACCCCGAGAAGCTCAGCCGGTGGGGCTGA
- a CDS encoding aldo/keto reductase has product MLNIPTVTLNDGQWFPELGLGTYKLTGDDGIAAMVAATEAGYRLLDTAVNYGNEREVGEAVRRSGLDRNELLVTSKVPGRHHGRQESVRSIEESLATLGLDRIDLQLIHWPNPSVGKWLETWEGLIEAREKGLVRSIGVSNFTPEMLTRLIDETGVTPAVNQVELHPYFPQGELRAFHAEHGIRTESWSPLARRSELLTEDVIGEIAAAHDVTPTRVVLRWHVELDATPIPKSADPERQRENADVFDFALTPAEIDAISALERGRLWDGDPNHHEEM; this is encoded by the coding sequence ATGCTGAACATCCCCACCGTGACACTCAACGACGGCCAGTGGTTCCCCGAGCTCGGTCTCGGCACCTACAAGCTCACGGGCGACGACGGCATCGCCGCGATGGTCGCCGCAACGGAAGCGGGTTACCGACTGCTCGACACGGCCGTCAACTACGGCAACGAGCGGGAGGTCGGCGAAGCGGTGCGACGGAGCGGCCTCGATCGCAACGAGCTCCTCGTGACCTCGAAGGTCCCCGGCAGGCACCATGGGCGGCAGGAGTCCGTGCGCAGCATCGAGGAGTCGCTCGCGACCCTGGGGCTCGATCGCATCGACCTGCAGCTCATCCACTGGCCCAACCCGAGCGTCGGAAAGTGGCTCGAGACGTGGGAAGGCCTGATCGAGGCGCGCGAGAAGGGACTCGTGAGGTCGATCGGCGTCTCGAACTTCACTCCGGAGATGCTCACGCGCCTCATCGACGAGACGGGCGTCACTCCCGCCGTCAACCAGGTCGAACTGCACCCGTACTTCCCGCAGGGGGAGCTCCGCGCCTTCCACGCCGAGCACGGCATCCGCACGGAGAGCTGGAGCCCGCTCGCGCGCCGTTCGGAACTCCTCACGGAGGACGTCATCGGCGAGATCGCGGCCGCGCACGATGTGACGCCGACGCGCGTCGTCCTGCGCTGGCATGTCGAGCTCGACGCGACCCCGATCCCGAAGTCGGCCGACCCCGAGCGTCAGCGCGAGAACGCCGACGTCTTCGACTTCGCGCTCACCCCCGCCGAGATCGACGCCATCTCGGCGCTCGAGCGGGGGCGGCTGTGGGACGGCGACCCGAACCACCACGAGGAGATGTAG
- a CDS encoding DUF899 family protein, protein MTDATALPPIVDQATWRRELDALRVREKAATRELDAIAAQRRRLPMVELPDYTLVGPDGPVRLVDVFEGRSQLIVYNHMWSPGKEWQCGGCTGFTSQYTRLDFLERYDARFVIVTQGTIDEALAYREKVGNRMDWYSTADSPFGEDMGAPLGGGFAVNVFLRDGDTVYRTWHTDGRGTEQLSHEFPLIDLLPWGRQEEWQDSPVGWPSRPTYEGWFDSPDIARLYGAAPV, encoded by the coding sequence ATGACGGATGCCACGGCACTCCCGCCGATCGTTGATCAGGCCACCTGGCGGCGCGAGCTCGACGCCCTGCGCGTGCGCGAGAAGGCCGCGACGCGCGAGCTCGATGCCATCGCGGCGCAGCGCCGCCGGCTCCCCATGGTCGAGCTGCCCGACTACACCCTCGTGGGACCCGATGGGCCCGTGCGTCTCGTCGACGTCTTCGAAGGGCGCTCGCAGCTCATCGTCTACAACCACATGTGGTCGCCCGGAAAAGAGTGGCAGTGCGGCGGGTGCACCGGATTCACGTCGCAGTACACGCGTCTGGACTTCCTCGAGCGGTACGACGCGCGTTTCGTGATCGTCACGCAGGGCACGATCGACGAGGCGCTCGCGTATCGCGAGAAGGTCGGGAACCGCATGGACTGGTACTCGACGGCCGACAGCCCGTTCGGTGAGGACATGGGTGCCCCCCTGGGCGGCGGCTTCGCCGTCAACGTCTTCCTGCGCGACGGCGACACCGTCTACCGCACGTGGCACACCGACGGTCGAGGGACCGAGCAGCTGAGCCACGAGTTCCCGCTCATCGACCTTCTGCCGTGGGGCCGGCAGGAGGAATGGCAGGACTCGCCGGTCGGATGGCCGAGCCGGCCCACCTACGAAGGGTGGTTTGACTCGCCCGACATCGCCCGGTTGTACGGGGCCGCACCAGTCTGA
- a CDS encoding SDR family oxidoreductase, whose product MRIAVAGGTGISGTHVVDVARENGHDVVLLTREHGVDLLSGAGLRRAITGAEVVIDMSNPSATSTEEVIGFFAGATRSLLAAERRAGVSHHVAVSIVNVDAAPEEYYAGKLAQERIIAEGDVPWTLQRTTQFHEFSAQVFARAVVGGLHVAPGGRVQPIAAREVAERLVALAEAGPQGRAPDLAGPREESLAAMVRAYARAIGHRGWLPPVPLPGAIGRAMRRGALLPGPDAQIGRQTFAEWLDALPNV is encoded by the coding sequence ATGAGGATCGCCGTCGCAGGTGGCACGGGCATTTCCGGCACGCACGTCGTCGACGTCGCACGCGAGAACGGGCACGACGTCGTCCTTCTCACGCGCGAGCACGGCGTCGATCTTCTGTCGGGGGCGGGACTTCGACGGGCGATCACGGGCGCCGAGGTCGTCATCGACATGTCGAATCCGTCGGCGACGTCGACGGAAGAGGTCATCGGCTTCTTCGCCGGTGCGACGAGGTCGCTTCTCGCGGCGGAACGTCGCGCGGGGGTGTCGCATCACGTCGCGGTGTCGATCGTCAACGTGGATGCCGCGCCCGAGGAGTACTACGCGGGGAAGCTCGCCCAGGAGCGGATCATCGCCGAGGGCGACGTGCCGTGGACGCTCCAGCGCACGACGCAGTTCCACGAGTTCTCCGCGCAGGTGTTCGCGCGCGCCGTCGTCGGCGGTCTGCATGTCGCCCCGGGCGGTCGCGTGCAGCCGATCGCGGCCCGCGAAGTCGCCGAGCGGCTTGTCGCGCTCGCGGAGGCGGGGCCGCAGGGGCGGGCTCCCGACCTGGCGGGGCCGCGGGAGGAGAGCCTCGCCGCGATGGTGCGCGCCTACGCTCGCGCGATCGGGCACCGCGGCTGGCTTCCGCCGGTGCCCCTGCCGGGCGCGATCGGGCGCGCGATGCGCCGCGGCGCTCTCCTACCGGGCCCCGACGCCCAGATCGGACGTCAGACGTTCGCCGAGTGGCTCGACGCTCTCCCGAACGTGTGA